Proteins from one Salmo salar chromosome ssa07, Ssal_v3.1, whole genome shotgun sequence genomic window:
- the LOC106609410 gene encoding troponin T, cardiac muscle isoforms-like — MSDTEDIVEEYEDDEEEEVEEAPEVEEEAEEEQKEDEEDEEREHVEGSEGETKPRTKYITNIAPPKLPDGEKLDFDDLHRKRLEKDFNDLQSLIEMHFSSRQKEEEELVALRSRIERRRADRAEQQRVRAEQNIERQARLAEERTRREEEAKLRAEEDARKKNVFSNKAFGGYIQKGDVKKGRKLTGREKKTKALLERRKPLNIDHLNQERLVEKSRELWQWLRQLHAEQFDLAEKLKRQKYDVNVLRNRVSDHQRGSKVAKATRGAKKLR; from the coding sequence ATGTCTGACACAGAGGATATTGTGGAGGAATAcgaggatgatgaggaggaagaAGTAGAGGAGGCAcctgaggtggaagaggaggctgaagaagagcagaaggaggatgaggaagatgaggagagggAACACGTTGAGGGGAGCGAGGGGGAGACCAAGCCACGGACCAAGTACATTACCAACATCGCTCCTCCCAAGCTACCCGACGGCGAGAAGTTAGACTTTGATGACCTCCACCGCAAGAGGCTGGAGAAGGACTTCAATGACCTGCAGAGCCTGATCGAGATGCACTTCTCCAGCCgccagaaagaggaggaagagttgGTGGCCCTCCGCAGCCGCATCGAGCGCCGCCGTGCCGACCGTGCTGAGCAGCAGCGTGTGCGGGCCGAGCAGAACATTGAGCGCCAGGCCCGTCTTGCTGAGGAGCGGACCCGCCGGGAAGAGGAGGCCAAACTCCGCGCCGAGGAGGATGCCAGGAAGAAGAACGTCTTCTCCAACAAGGCGTTCGGCGGCTACATACAGAAGGGGGACGTGAAGAAGGGCAGGAAGCTGACGGGGCGCGAGAAGAAGACCAAGGCTCTATTGGAACGCCGCAAGCCCCTCAACATCGACCACCTCAACCAGGAGAGGCTGGTGGAGAAGTCCCGCGAGCTCTGGCAGTGGCTGCGCCAGCTGCACGCTGAGCAGTTTGACCTGGCCGAGAAGCTGAAGAGGCAGAAGTACGACGTGAACGTGCTGCGGAACCGCGTCAGCGACCACCAGAGGGGCTCCAAGGTGGCCAAGGCGACCCGCGGGGCGAAGAAGTTACGTTAG